A window from Chiroxiphia lanceolata isolate bChiLan1 chromosome 3, bChiLan1.pri, whole genome shotgun sequence encodes these proteins:
- the NUS1 gene encoding dehydrodolichyl diphosphate synthase complex subunit NUS1, whose translation MSGAGGLAWRALHALVRALLCLQRALLACLRGRAAAAAAASCALLAPAARALGLREARAAWRRQRRHSPGHAAAARGRLRWRADGRALGKLPVHVGLVVTEEEPSYADMASLVVWCMAVGISYVSVYDHNGIFKRNNSRLMDEILKQQQELIGLDCSKYTVEFANQDKTGQVLKCQSTLKVLSPEDGKADIVKAAQNFCQLVAQQQRTHTDLDVNVLDNLLSSTNGFPDPDLVLKFGPVDSTLGFLPWHIRLTEIISLPSHLNISYEEFFSALHHYAACEQRWGK comes from the exons AtgagcggggcgggcgggctggCGTGGCGCGCGCTGCACGCGCTGGTGCGcgccctgctctgcctgcagcgCGCGCTGCTCGCGTGCCTGCGCGGCcgcgcagccgccgccgccgccgcctcctgcGCGCTCCTCGCGCCTGCCGCCCGCGCGCTCGGCCTCCGCGAGGCGCGCGCGGCctggcggcggcagcggcgaCACTCACCCGGGCacgcggcggcggcgcgcgggCGGCTGCGGTGGCGCGCGGACGGGCGCGCCTTGGGGAAGCTGCCGGTGCACGTGGGGCTGGTGGTGACCGAGGAGGAGCCGAGCTACGCCGACATGGCCAGCCTGGTGGTGTGGTGCATGGCCGTCGGCATCTCCTACGTCAGCGTCTACGACCACAACG gtattttcaagAGGAATAATTCAAGACTGATggatgaaattttaaaacagcagcaagaactCATAGGACTAGATTGTTCCAAGTACACAGTGGAATTTGCAAATCAAGACAAAACCGGTCAAG ttttaaaatgccAATCTACATTGAAGGTGCTGTCTCCAGAAGATGGAAAAGCAGACATAGTAAAAGCTGCTCAGAACTTCTGTCAGTTGGTAGCACAGCAGCAAAGAACACACACAGACCTGGATGTGAATGTGTTAGACAACTTATTAAGTA GTACAAATGGATTTCCTGATCCTGATTTAGTCTTGAAGTTTGGTCCTGTGGACAGCACATTAGGATTCCTTCCATGGCACATCAGACTGACAGAGATCAT TTCTTTGCCTTCCCACCTAAACATCAGCTATGAAGAATTTTTCTCTGCCCTCCATCACTATGCAGCCTGTGAGCAACGCTGGGGAAAGTGA
- the LOC116783747 gene encoding nephrocan-like, which yields MYLSYLLVVFFSFHSGLSTTCPRRCSCDPAQSVQCYRATEIPREIPFTTRRLYISHSKIKQLQFTDFRRMSVLEELVLSCSGTESVENNTFKALNSLKSLELCKNQLKQIPTFLPSGLEILKLADNSINTLHATDFAGLMKLRVLDIRNNLIATLPPSAFSSLCNLQSLILDGNNMESVSAPFKLPRLKYLSMADNKLNSFPTNFFASFQNLQFLSLSGNFLTKVPLDLPRSLLSLNLEKNRLKMVRLRDMKHLENLSEFFLSENRLTSIDGAQLLPNLTTLELSKNQLHTMPFRLPGRLQKLDCSNNLIQKVTAQDFQGLQDLKHLFLDNNAMSMFEAGALQQCAQLSNLALEQNLLISIPLRLPDTLARLDLKGNGIEDVGEQELKDLKQLQVLNLRNNKISALDRKVLEYLPRLRHLYLDGNPWNCTCDLLRTRRALVAKGTDVQGGQCAAPAESRGESWMSSKKILQQCEGNSSSTETDKEDRKKMKPNEASSTGVNTDDDYYDYELD from the exons ATGTATCTATCATATCTTTTAGTcgtcttcttttcttttcacagtgGTCTAAGTACCACTTGCCCAAGAAGATGCAGCTGTGACCCTGCCCAGTCAGTGCAATGCTACAGAGCTACAGAGATACCCAGAGAGATTCCTTTTACCACCAGGAGACTCTACATCAGCCACAGCAAAATTAAACAACTCCAG tttACTGACTTCAGGAGAATGTCTGTCCTTGAAGAGCTGGTCCTGTCATGCAGTGGCACAGAATCAGTAGAAAACAACACTTTCAAAGCTCTGAACTCCTTGAAGTCCCTGGAACTCTGCAAAAATCAGCTAAAGCAAATACCCACCTTTCTCCCATCTGGccttgaaattttaaaactcGCTGATAACTCCATCAACACTCTGCATGCGACTGATTTTGCAGGTTTGATGAAACTAAGGGTGCTCGATATTCGGAACAACTTGATTGCAACTCTACCTCCAAgtgcattttcttccctttgcaaCTTACAAAGTCTGATCCTGGATGGCAACAACATGGAATCCGTGTCTGCACCATTTAAGCTTCCTAGGCTGAAGTATCTAAGCATGGCTGATAATAAACTGAATTCATTCCCAACCAACTTCTTTGCATCTTTTCAAAATCTACAGTTTCTCAGTTTAAGTGGAAACTTTCTGACAAAAGTGCCTCTTGACCTACCTAGATCCCTGCTGTCACTGAATTTAGAGAAAAACCGACTTAAAATGGTGAGACTTCGAGACATGAAACATCTAGAAAACCTGTCTGAGTTCTTCCTGTCAGAAAACCGGCTTACATCAATAGATGGTGCCCAGCTTCTTCCTAACTTAACAACATTGGAGCTCTCTAAGAACCAGCTCCACACTATGCCATTCAGGCTGCCTGGCAGACTGCAGAAACTCGACTGCAGCAATAACCTGATTCAAAAGGTGACAGCCCAGGACTTCCAAGGACTACAAGACCTCAAGCACCTGTTTCTCGACAACAATGCTATGAGCATGTTTGAGGCGGGAGCTCTTCAACAGTGTGCACAGCTTTCAAATCTGGCGCTGGAACAGAATCTCCTCATTTCTATTCCACTGAG actTCCAGACACCCTTGCCAGATTGGATCTAAAAGGAAATGGCATAGAGGATGTTGGAGAACAAGAGCTGAAGGACTTGAAACAGCTTCAGGTTTTAAATTTACGGAATAACAAGATATCTGCCTTGGATCGCAAAGTCTTGGAGTATTTACCTCGTCTTCGTCATCTGTATTTAGATGGAAACCCTTGGAACTGCACCTGTGACCTTCTCAGAACCAGAAGAGCGCTGGTGGCCAAAGGAACGGATGTCCAGGGAGGGCAGTGTGCAGCGCCAGCAGAAAGCCGAGGAGAAAGTTGGATGTCTTCCAAAAAGATTCTGCAGCAGTGTGAAGGCAATTCATCTTCCACAGAAACAGATAAAGAGgatagaaagaaaatgaaacccaaTGAGGCCTCCAGCACTGGAGTAAACACGGACGATGATTACTATGATTATGAATTAGATTAA